DNA from Rhodobacteraceae bacterium M382:
GTGTAGAAGCGGATTTTGCAAAGTCACGCGCTCGGCCCACGCCCGCCGTCCATCAGTAGCGCCGGTGCCGCGTTGCGGCTTCCCGAGATTGGCCATTCACGCATCGTGCCGCATTTTCGAAGGGTGAGGGGCCATAGCGCGAGACAATAGCTGCCATTGAATGGTTTTGGTGCAAATGCGCATTTACCCGTAGTCTGGCCGTGGGCCGCGCGTCGAGTTTCAGGTCACAGGTGCTCTCGTGGGGAATCATGAATTATTGGAACCAATGGCCAAGACTGTCGTCACACGTTCCGTCAATTCGCTAAATCGCGGGAGGCAGACCTATGAACGGCCAATGTGTTTGTCAGTCAGGCGCTTATTCAAGTCCTTGGTGGTGTTTCCCATCGGATAACTGATCTCGGGGACAGAAATCCCCAACCAGTTGCACAGCGGATCCCACCCGTCGCCAAGATTATGAACCAACAGCCGCTCTGGGTCGACAGTCTCGATAACCTCTTCCGTGTTCCGGTTATAGGTCGCAATGGCGTGACCCCGGTCGTCTGGACGCCCGCCAAAAACCTGCTCAGCGACCAACAATACACCTAGCCCGTCCGGATCATCACCACTTTGGAAGTGTTTCAAAAGCGTTGCCTCAAAACTGGTCCACCAGCTTTCCGCCGAACGCAGCGTCAGCAGCACTTTCGCATCGGGATATTCATCTATCAAAGTCCGCCAGTAGTGAGCAGAAGGCCAGTCGACGCAGGCGTGATAGCCGGTAAACAGCAATTCCCAGTCCGGCTCGGCACCTTTGGCAAGATCAAGCCATGGCTGCCTTAGTGGCGTCCCCTCTTCAAGCTCGAACATATGGTGCGTAGGCCCGACGCCAAGAATGTTCAAAGCGGTGCGCATTGAATCGGTGCCAGTCCTGCCAAATCCAGTTCCAATAACGTTTAGTGTCATGAAAATCTCCAAACCTGTTGGTGCCTTGAAATTGGGCCGACTGGCTGCCTCAATAGACGCCGCTCAGGTCTCGGTGTCAAAGTATTCCCACGGGGCGCGGCAGCAGCGATAGGCTATCGCCGGTTTTGAGGGCAACCAGGGCTCTCTGCTGCCATTGGATCGGTTGCAGCATGGGCAAAACGCCAGCGATACGGACGGCCCAAATCTGCCGTTACCCGGCTTGTTGAACGCTGCGCTGCGGCTGCCCCTGTCCAGCCATGCGTGCCCAGCTCAAGACTGTGATGGCTCTAAGTCGTCGGAGGGGCGTGAACGTCGCCGGGCGATGCCAATCGCTTTCCGCTTTCACAAAGCCACGCTGCACTCTAAACACACTCATCT
Protein-coding regions in this window:
- a CDS encoding sulfotransferase family protein, with product MTLNVIGTGFGRTGTDSMRTALNILGVGPTHHMFELEEGTPLRQPWLDLAKGAEPDWELLFTGYHACVDWPSAHYWRTLIDEYPDAKVLLTLRSAESWWTSFEATLLKHFQSGDDPDGLGVLLVAEQVFGGRPDDRGHAIATYNRNTEEVIETVDPERLLVHNLGDGWDPLCNWLGISVPEISYPMGNTTKDLNKRLTDKHIGRS